A window from Luteibacter flocculans encodes these proteins:
- a CDS encoding TonB-dependent receptor, which translates to MTCHRVSLRRTALAAALALSLHAGFAHAATDDDKPSPASSPTPSAEVDARNNPRQLDAISVIAPGETRQVQSIGVDEITRQQTPGSSALKALDKLPGVQFQAADPWGAYEWSTQITLHGFDQSRLGFTLDGIPLGTMGYGVTNGLQVTRAITSENIATVELAQGAGALGTASNTNLGGTVQFYSADPDMKPGVRFNQVIGSDSTQRTFVRADTGDHGGFSMYVSFAHADTDKWKGYGDQKSNQANLKAVYQWGDGNRISLFADGSKRKEYDYMDLSLTSQRALGWDWDYLQPDWNTAVGIANALNGNGAYPAILNALPADYGKGDATYYAGGGIRRDGLAGLSGSFNLGGATLDATGYYHGDRGEGQWATPYQASSPTVPLSMRTTDYGLDRYGLTSALKFQLGNHDLELGVWGENANNRQERNFFTLDGQYTSLYTFYNDQTPFLRAFLQHYETKTRMAYAEDTIHLLDDQLTVNFGAKSLRVTTDATSLVPTTAFAQGSMKASKGFLPQAGADYRIDANQDVYVSYAKNIAAYGITPFSTSQASFDAAKSRLKPEESQTWQAGYRAHGETFEASVGVFYTRFENRLLVTTPCPAVVTCASSLNNVGDVKSRGADLAFIWKPIHGFSWLNSLSYNRSQYQDDYQNAGTVHTADKEVVGVPKTMFSSSLNYEIDGWRANLEGKYTGRRYITYTNDSSVPSYWVVDAGIAYDFGDMSGFKGVSIGFNVTNLFDKRYFASTGTNGYVASDPLGYNQTLMAGAPRQYFVNLNAKF; encoded by the coding sequence ATGACGTGCCACCGTGTTTCTCTCCGCCGCACCGCCCTCGCAGCCGCGTTGGCGCTTTCGCTGCACGCAGGCTTCGCTCACGCTGCGACTGACGACGACAAGCCCTCACCCGCATCCTCGCCCACGCCTTCGGCCGAGGTGGACGCACGCAACAATCCCCGCCAGCTCGACGCCATTTCTGTGATTGCCCCGGGCGAGACGCGCCAGGTGCAGAGCATCGGCGTGGATGAGATCACGCGTCAGCAGACCCCGGGCAGCAGCGCGCTGAAGGCGCTGGACAAGCTGCCGGGCGTGCAATTCCAGGCGGCCGATCCGTGGGGCGCCTATGAATGGTCCACGCAGATCACGTTGCATGGTTTCGACCAGTCGCGCTTGGGCTTCACGCTCGACGGCATTCCGCTCGGCACGATGGGTTATGGCGTGACCAACGGTCTGCAAGTGACCCGCGCCATCACCTCGGAAAATATTGCGACCGTGGAACTCGCGCAGGGCGCGGGTGCGCTCGGCACGGCGTCGAATACCAATCTCGGCGGCACGGTGCAGTTCTACTCTGCCGATCCGGACATGAAGCCCGGCGTGCGCTTCAACCAGGTGATCGGTTCGGACTCCACGCAGCGCACCTTCGTGCGTGCCGATACCGGCGATCACGGCGGTTTTTCCATGTACGTGTCTTTCGCCCATGCCGACACGGACAAGTGGAAAGGCTACGGCGACCAGAAGTCGAACCAGGCCAACCTCAAGGCCGTGTACCAGTGGGGCGACGGCAATCGCATCAGCCTCTTTGCGGACGGCAGCAAGCGCAAGGAATACGACTATATGGATCTCTCCCTGACCAGCCAGCGTGCGCTGGGCTGGGACTGGGATTACCTGCAGCCGGACTGGAACACGGCGGTGGGCATCGCCAACGCGCTCAATGGCAACGGTGCGTATCCCGCGATACTGAACGCCCTGCCGGCGGACTACGGCAAGGGTGATGCCACGTACTACGCCGGTGGTGGCATTCGTCGTGACGGACTGGCGGGTCTGTCCGGTTCGTTCAATCTCGGCGGTGCCACGCTCGACGCGACCGGTTACTACCATGGCGACCGCGGCGAAGGTCAGTGGGCCACGCCGTACCAGGCGTCGTCGCCCACGGTGCCGCTGTCCATGCGTACCACCGACTATGGTCTGGATCGTTATGGCCTGACCTCCGCGCTGAAATTCCAGCTCGGCAACCACGACCTGGAACTGGGCGTGTGGGGCGAGAATGCGAACAACCGCCAGGAGCGCAACTTCTTCACCCTGGACGGCCAGTACACATCGCTGTACACGTTCTATAACGATCAGACGCCGTTCCTGCGCGCATTCCTGCAGCATTACGAAACCAAGACGCGCATGGCATACGCCGAGGACACGATCCACCTCCTCGACGATCAGCTCACCGTCAACTTCGGTGCAAAGTCGCTCCGCGTGACCACCGATGCCACGTCGCTGGTACCGACGACGGCCTTCGCCCAGGGCAGCATGAAGGCGAGCAAGGGATTCCTGCCGCAGGCGGGTGCCGATTACCGCATCGACGCCAACCAGGACGTCTACGTCTCGTACGCCAAGAACATCGCCGCCTATGGCATCACGCCGTTCAGCACCTCGCAGGCGTCTTTCGATGCTGCGAAGAGCCGTTTGAAGCCGGAGGAATCGCAGACCTGGCAGGCTGGCTATCGCGCACACGGTGAAACGTTCGAGGCATCGGTCGGCGTGTTCTACACGCGCTTCGAGAATCGCCTGCTCGTGACGACGCCATGCCCGGCGGTGGTTACCTGCGCGTCGTCGCTCAACAACGTTGGCGACGTGAAGAGCCGCGGTGCCGACCTTGCGTTCATCTGGAAGCCGATACACGGTTTCAGCTGGCTCAACTCGCTCTCGTATAACCGCTCGCAGTATCAGGACGATTATCAGAACGCCGGCACGGTGCACACGGCGGACAAGGAAGTGGTGGGCGTACCGAAGACGATGTTCTCCAGCTCGCTCAACTACGAGATCGACGGCTGGCGCGCCAACCTCGAAGGCAAGTACACGGGTCGTCGCTACATCACCTACACCAACGACTCGTCGGTGCCGTCGTACTGGGTCGTGGATGCCGGCATCGCCTACGACTTCGGCGACATGTCCGGATTCAAGGGCGTCAGCATTGGCTTCAACGTGACCAATCTGTTCGACAAGCGCTACTTCGCCTCGACCGGCACCAACGGCTACGTCGCCTCCGATCCGCTGGGTTACAACCAGACGCTCATGGCCGGCGCACCGCGGCAGTATTTCGTGAACCTCAACGCCAAGTTCTAA
- a CDS encoding energy transducer TonB translates to MSKFVLAARSRRAIVSLAAVVVVASALTAYASLRVHHADAQSSPSGTSSVARAADDGASSGVDILLGLARDATREGRLVSPQGNNAYEYYLSVMQLDPSNVTAQDALRETLPFASQEIERLINRRDLEEARREIALLRDYDPTNYTLIILGAKLDAQQQVVTAEDEAKADAMRRRNGSPDSRTGR, encoded by the coding sequence ATGTCCAAGTTCGTTCTTGCCGCGCGCTCCCGTCGCGCGATCGTTTCCCTTGCCGCCGTCGTTGTCGTTGCGTCGGCACTCACCGCCTATGCCTCGTTGCGCGTCCATCACGCCGACGCGCAATCATCGCCGTCCGGCACCTCTTCCGTCGCACGCGCGGCTGACGACGGCGCGTCGAGCGGCGTGGACATCCTGCTCGGGCTCGCTCGCGACGCGACGCGTGAGGGCCGATTGGTCTCGCCTCAAGGCAACAACGCCTATGAGTACTATCTCAGCGTCATGCAGCTCGACCCCAGCAATGTCACGGCGCAGGATGCGCTACGCGAGACCTTGCCGTTCGCTTCGCAAGAGATCGAACGCCTGATCAATCGCCGCGATCTGGAAGAGGCGCGGCGCGAGATTGCGCTGCTGCGTGACTACGACCCGACGAACTACACGCTGATCATCCTCGGCGCGAAGCTGGATGCGCAGCAACAGGTGGTCACGGCGGAAGACGAGGCGAAGGCTGACGCCATGCGTCGGCGAAACGGAAGCCCGGATTCACGCACTGGGAGGTGA
- a CDS encoding gamma carbonic anhydrase family protein, with protein sequence MSNPIRPFKGIVPRLGARVYVDPAATVIGDVELGDDVSVWPGAVLRGDVHHIRIGARSNVQDGAIVHVTHDGPYTPGGFPALIGADVTIGHGAVIHACTIEDACLIGMHATVLDGAVVRKHGFVGAGALVPPGKIVGERELWLGNPATLVRTLSDRQVEQLFYSAANYVRLKDDYLA encoded by the coding sequence ATGTCCAACCCCATCCGGCCCTTCAAGGGCATCGTTCCGCGTCTCGGTGCGCGCGTCTATGTCGATCCCGCCGCCACCGTGATCGGCGACGTCGAGCTGGGCGACGACGTGTCCGTGTGGCCCGGCGCGGTGCTGCGCGGCGACGTTCACCACATTCGCATCGGGGCGCGCAGCAATGTGCAGGATGGGGCCATCGTCCACGTCACCCACGACGGCCCGTACACGCCCGGCGGCTTTCCCGCGCTCATCGGTGCCGATGTCACCATCGGCCACGGCGCAGTGATCCACGCCTGCACGATCGAGGACGCCTGCTTGATCGGTATGCATGCCACCGTGCTGGACGGCGCGGTGGTGCGGAAGCATGGCTTCGTCGGCGCGGGCGCTCTCGTGCCCCCGGGCAAGATCGTGGGTGAACGGGAGCTGTGGCTGGGCAATCCGGCGACCCTGGTGCGTACGCTGTCCGACCGGCAGGTCGAGCAGCTTTTCTATTCCGCCGCGAACTACGTGCGGCTCAAGGACGACTACCTCGCCTGA
- a CDS encoding M3 family metallopeptidase produces MDTTTNPLLDTGDLPAFSAIRPEHVEPAIDTLIASQREGIARIAAPGAERDFEHVMLAQERLDQALSRSWSPVSHLHSVADSEALRKAHGNAEEKLTDLGIEIGQNRDLYAAVQAVADRPEFAAMPAAARAAVEHALRDFRLSGVALEEPARSRFREIGVELSRLTTEFSNAVLDATEAWHKHITDERDLVGIPVSGRAVLREYAREEKLDGYLVTLKQPSVQAVLTYAENRDLREAVYYAYQTRASDQGPDKGKFDNSERIEKIVALRHEAAQLLGFRNAAEESLATKMAGSPDTVLAFLRDLASRAKPVARKELEELRRFATEELKIDNLEPWDVAFAAERLRQQRYAIDEEQIKPYFPASAAIDGLFMVVERLYGIHFSPRDDVDTWHKDVTYYDLKNADGTVFAGAYLDLYARSGKRGGAWMDVCADRFRDGDHLQRPVAFLTCNFPPPTDGVPALLTHDDVLTLFHEFGHGLHHMLTEVDIPSVGGIDGVEWDAVELPSQFMENFAWDRDALRSFARHHETGEPLPDELYQRMLDARHFHAGLFLVRQLEFALFDFRLHLEYDPAQGARALDVLERVRHEVAVLHPPAWQRFPHAFTHIFAGGYSAGYYSYLWAEVLSADAFEAFEEAGVLDRATGERFRREVLAVGATRPALESFKAFRGREPRPDALLKSYGLA; encoded by the coding sequence ATGGACACCACGACCAACCCCCTTCTCGACACGGGCGACCTGCCGGCGTTCTCGGCGATCCGGCCCGAGCACGTCGAACCGGCTATCGACACGCTGATCGCCAGCCAGCGGGAAGGCATCGCGCGGATCGCCGCGCCCGGCGCGGAGCGCGACTTCGAGCACGTCATGCTGGCCCAGGAGCGACTGGACCAGGCGCTCTCCCGGAGCTGGTCGCCCGTGAGCCACCTGCATTCGGTGGCCGACTCGGAAGCCTTGCGCAAGGCGCACGGCAATGCGGAAGAGAAGCTTACGGATCTCGGCATCGAGATCGGCCAGAACCGCGACCTCTATGCCGCCGTGCAGGCCGTGGCCGACCGTCCGGAGTTCGCCGCCATGCCCGCCGCCGCCCGTGCCGCCGTGGAGCATGCGCTGCGTGACTTCCGCCTCTCCGGCGTAGCGCTGGAAGAGCCGGCGCGCAGCCGCTTCCGCGAGATCGGCGTCGAGCTGTCCCGATTGACCACCGAATTTTCCAACGCGGTGCTCGACGCCACCGAGGCGTGGCACAAGCACATCACCGACGAGCGCGATCTCGTCGGTATCCCGGTGTCGGGGCGCGCCGTGCTGCGCGAATACGCGCGCGAGGAAAAGCTCGACGGTTACCTCGTGACCTTGAAGCAGCCCAGCGTGCAGGCCGTGCTCACGTATGCGGAGAACCGCGATCTGCGCGAAGCCGTGTACTACGCCTACCAGACCCGCGCCTCCGACCAGGGCCCCGACAAGGGCAAGTTCGACAACTCCGAGCGCATCGAAAAGATCGTGGCCCTGCGCCATGAGGCGGCGCAGTTGCTCGGCTTCCGCAACGCGGCCGAGGAATCGCTGGCGACGAAGATGGCGGGGTCGCCCGATACCGTGCTGGCGTTCCTGCGCGATCTCGCTTCTCGGGCCAAGCCGGTCGCCCGCAAGGAACTGGAGGAGCTGCGCCGGTTCGCGACGGAAGAACTGAAAATCGACAATCTGGAACCGTGGGACGTGGCCTTCGCCGCGGAGCGCCTGCGTCAGCAGCGCTATGCGATCGACGAGGAGCAGATCAAGCCGTACTTCCCCGCGTCCGCCGCCATCGATGGCCTGTTCATGGTCGTGGAGCGCCTCTATGGCATCCATTTCTCGCCGCGCGACGACGTCGATACCTGGCACAAGGACGTCACCTATTACGACCTGAAAAATGCCGACGGCACCGTCTTCGCAGGCGCCTACCTCGACCTGTACGCCCGTTCCGGCAAGCGCGGCGGCGCGTGGATGGACGTGTGCGCCGACCGTTTCCGCGATGGCGACCACCTGCAGCGCCCGGTGGCTTTCCTGACCTGCAATTTCCCGCCGCCGACCGATGGCGTGCCGGCGTTGCTCACCCATGACGACGTGCTGACCCTGTTCCACGAATTCGGCCACGGCCTGCACCACATGCTGACGGAGGTGGACATTCCGTCCGTCGGCGGGATCGATGGCGTGGAATGGGACGCGGTGGAGCTGCCCAGCCAGTTCATGGAGAACTTCGCCTGGGACCGCGACGCCTTGCGCTCGTTTGCCCGCCATCACGAGACCGGCGAGCCCCTGCCCGACGAGCTCTACCAGCGCATGCTCGATGCCCGCCATTTCCATGCCGGGCTGTTCCTCGTACGCCAGCTCGAATTTGCCCTGTTCGATTTCCGCCTGCATCTCGAGTACGACCCGGCGCAGGGCGCTCGTGCGCTGGACGTGCTGGAACGGGTGCGCCACGAGGTCGCGGTGCTCCACCCGCCCGCATGGCAGCGCTTCCCGCACGCGTTCACGCATATCTTTGCGGGCGGCTACTCGGCCGGCTACTACAGCTACCTCTGGGCCGAGGTCCTGTCGGCGGACGCGTTCGAGGCATTCGAGGAAGCCGGCGTGCTCGACCGTGCCACGGGCGAGCGTTTCCGGCGCGAAGTGCTGGCCGTGGGCGCGACACGGCCGGCGCTGGAGTCGTTCAAGGCGTTCCGCGGCCGTGAGCCGCGCCCGGACGCCTTGCTGAAGAGCTACGGCCTCGCCTGA
- the xth gene encoding exodeoxyribonuclease III, with translation MKIASWNVNSLKVRLPHLQQWLGEAQPDILALQETKLTDDKFPVDEIAAMGYRSVFSGQKTYNGVAILAREQPADMVTDIDGLDDPQRRILAATVGDVRVVNLYVVNGKALGDEKYTYKLHWLSKVRDFLANEMARHPKLVVLGDFNICRDDRDVYDPVGWGEDIFCSPPERAALQSMLDLGLHDSFRLFTEDAGHFSWWDYRQAAFRRNMGLRIDLILISDALKSVATSSIIDKAPRKWEQPSDHAPVALELNL, from the coding sequence ATGAAGATCGCGTCGTGGAACGTCAATTCGCTCAAGGTCCGCCTGCCCCACCTCCAGCAATGGCTGGGCGAGGCGCAGCCGGACATCCTCGCGCTGCAGGAAACCAAGCTCACCGACGACAAGTTCCCCGTCGACGAAATCGCCGCCATGGGTTACCGGTCCGTGTTCTCCGGGCAGAAGACCTATAACGGCGTCGCCATTCTCGCTCGCGAGCAGCCGGCAGACATGGTGACCGACATCGACGGCCTCGACGATCCGCAGCGACGCATCCTGGCCGCCACGGTCGGCGACGTGCGCGTGGTGAATCTCTATGTCGTCAACGGCAAGGCGTTGGGCGACGAGAAGTACACCTACAAGCTGCACTGGCTGTCGAAGGTGCGCGATTTCCTGGCGAATGAGATGGCGCGGCATCCGAAGCTCGTGGTGCTCGGCGATTTCAACATCTGCCGTGACGATCGCGACGTCTACGATCCCGTCGGATGGGGCGAGGACATCTTCTGTTCGCCGCCCGAGCGTGCGGCCCTGCAGTCGATGCTGGATCTCGGGCTTCACGACAGTTTTCGTCTTTTCACCGAAGATGCAGGCCATTTCAGCTGGTGGGATTACCGCCAGGCGGCGTTCCGCCGGAACATGGGCCTGCGGATCGACCTCATCTTGATCAGCGATGCGCTCAAATCGGTCGCAACCTCGTCGATCATCGACAAGGCGCCGCGCAAGTGGGAGCAGCCGTCCGACCACGCGCCAGTCGCGCTGGAGTTGAACCTTTGA
- a CDS encoding YecA family protein, whose translation MNTPKSEWPSSLDDKELEELDTYLRAHSSEGDLMLDGVHGLLSAVAIGPLEVKPEEWLHEVLHDAFGDEDEGNRVLALLAKLNDSISAELDVDAYEPILGEVDTEEGPLLSAAGWCEGFSRGIDMRAQLWETRLAEDPTLMQLLGPIMALAVDEGVLQADAEFEKLTDEEYDECLGQLPEVLNAVGDYWRENPPTEDELKALARRPRSEGEEGPPRQRSGHWVH comes from the coding sequence TTGAATACACCCAAGTCCGAATGGCCGAGTTCCCTCGACGACAAGGAACTCGAAGAACTCGATACCTATCTCCGCGCACACAGCAGTGAGGGTGACCTCATGCTCGATGGCGTGCATGGTCTGCTCTCGGCCGTGGCCATCGGGCCGCTCGAAGTGAAGCCGGAGGAATGGCTGCACGAGGTGCTTCACGACGCGTTCGGCGACGAAGACGAGGGCAATCGCGTCCTTGCGCTGCTCGCCAAGCTCAACGATTCCATCAGCGCCGAACTCGACGTGGACGCCTACGAGCCGATTCTCGGCGAAGTGGACACCGAGGAAGGCCCGCTGCTTTCGGCGGCGGGCTGGTGCGAAGGCTTCAGCCGCGGCATCGACATGCGTGCGCAGCTTTGGGAGACCCGGCTCGCCGAAGATCCGACGCTGATGCAGTTGCTCGGCCCCATCATGGCCTTGGCGGTGGACGAAGGCGTGCTCCAGGCGGACGCCGAGTTCGAGAAGCTCACCGATGAGGAATACGACGAATGCCTGGGCCAGTTGCCTGAGGTGCTCAATGCGGTCGGCGACTACTGGCGTGAAAACCCGCCCACGGAAGACGAGTTGAAGGCGCTCGCCCGCCGTCCGCGCAGCGAAGGCGAGGAAGGGCCGCCGCGGCAGCGTTCCGGCCACTGGGTGCATTGA
- a CDS encoding pirin family protein, with translation MTTQRHITRRVRGMDTADGAGVKLKRVIGQPALDMLDPFLLLDEFRSDQPGDYIEGFPEHPHRGFETVTYMLAGRMQHGDNHGNRGDLGPGSVQWMTAGRGILHSEMPQQEAGLMWGFQLWVNLPAADKMVAPRYQDIPPTDIPVVQPAEGVTVRVIAGELAGATGPVVGISTAPVYLDVALDAGASVELDLPEGHSAFAYVFDGEAATVGGEALARSELGVLSKGETLRLSADTPARVLVVAGRPLSEPVARYGPFVMNTPAQIHEAIADFRAGKF, from the coding sequence ATGACCACTCAACGCCACATCACCCGCCGCGTTCGCGGCATGGACACCGCCGACGGCGCCGGGGTGAAGCTCAAGCGCGTCATCGGCCAGCCGGCATTGGACATGCTGGACCCGTTCCTCCTGTTGGATGAATTCCGTTCCGACCAGCCCGGCGATTACATCGAAGGGTTTCCCGAGCATCCGCATCGCGGCTTCGAGACCGTGACCTACATGCTCGCCGGTCGCATGCAGCATGGCGACAACCACGGCAATCGCGGCGACCTGGGCCCAGGCAGCGTGCAATGGATGACCGCTGGCCGCGGCATTCTCCATTCGGAAATGCCGCAGCAGGAAGCCGGCCTCATGTGGGGCTTCCAGTTGTGGGTGAACCTGCCCGCCGCCGACAAGATGGTCGCGCCGCGCTACCAGGACATTCCACCGACGGACATCCCGGTCGTGCAGCCTGCCGAGGGCGTCACGGTGCGTGTCATCGCCGGTGAGCTGGCCGGGGCAACCGGCCCCGTCGTCGGCATCAGCACCGCGCCGGTGTATCTCGATGTGGCCTTGGACGCGGGCGCCAGCGTCGAACTCGACCTGCCGGAGGGCCACAGCGCGTTCGCCTACGTGTTCGACGGCGAAGCGGCGACGGTCGGCGGAGAAGCGCTGGCGCGCAGCGAACTGGGCGTGCTGTCGAAAGGCGAGACACTGCGCCTTTCGGCGGACACGCCTGCCCGTGTCCTCGTCGTCGCAGGTCGGCCGTTGTCCGAACCGGTGGCGCGCTACGGCCCGTTCGTGATGAACACGCCCGCGCAGATCCACGAAGCCATCGCCGACTTCCGCGCCGGCAAGTTCTGA
- a CDS encoding HAD family hydrolase: protein MSRQKHAFLFDLDGTLVDSVYQHVLAWKESLDMEGIDLSVWRIHRKIGMSGGLFTDILLRETGTEITPDRIERLRQNHAAAYGRLAQAGAVKPLPGAVELLAWLTDARIPWAIATSGRMETASHNIAALGVDPNKVPVVTRDQVRHAKPDPDLFVTAAERLGTDIRDAMVIGDAIWDMLAAQRARALGIGLLSGGYGENELERAGAYRVFEDPADLLRHIDEVAARS, encoded by the coding sequence ATGTCCCGACAAAAGCATGCGTTTCTCTTCGATCTCGACGGCACGCTCGTCGACAGCGTCTATCAGCACGTCCTTGCCTGGAAAGAATCGCTCGACATGGAGGGCATCGACCTTTCCGTGTGGCGCATCCATCGCAAGATCGGCATGAGCGGCGGGTTGTTTACGGACATCCTGTTGCGCGAGACGGGGACCGAGATCACGCCGGACCGGATCGAGCGCCTGCGCCAGAACCACGCCGCGGCCTACGGCCGACTGGCCCAGGCCGGTGCGGTGAAGCCCTTGCCCGGTGCGGTCGAACTGCTCGCCTGGCTGACCGATGCCCGGATTCCCTGGGCCATCGCCACGTCGGGACGGATGGAAACCGCGTCGCACAATATCGCCGCGCTCGGCGTGGACCCGAACAAGGTGCCCGTGGTTACACGCGACCAGGTGCGCCATGCCAAGCCCGATCCCGACCTGTTCGTGACCGCCGCGGAGCGGCTGGGTACGGATATCCGCGATGCCATGGTCATCGGTGACGCGATCTGGGACATGCTCGCTGCCCAGCGGGCCCGTGCGCTCGGGATCGGCCTGCTGTCAGGCGGCTATGGGGAAAACGAGCTGGAACGCGCCGGCGCCTATCGCGTGTTCGAGGACCCGGCCGACCTGCTCCGCCATATCGACGAAGTTGCAGCGCGAAGCTGA